The following are from one region of the candidate division WOR-3 bacterium genome:
- a CDS encoding DUF3419 family protein, with translation MSAMVYANCWEDADVLLKAAVPAKNGVYLSIVSAGDNTLSLLAKSPSLVLAVDKNPAQLASLELRSAAFRCLPYDEILRFLGIKPASSRVKDYMKIRRLLSDRSRRFWDEHLHFIQQGVIHIGRTEQNFRLFRKYILPLLLKKDECVYLLKEKSMARQREFCIRKIRRWQWRSTFKILFSNVCIRFLKLGRRSDFYKNLDRDVSRYVLERIEYGLTAIPVYNNPYLTYIFNGNFGDTLPFYLRRENFAVIRANLDRIRYYTGELSDALNTYKNFRFDTFNLSDIFEYMNGEQFKQNLKLIISRAKEKGRLIYWNTLVKRIGSEIFRNRLKKLKKVEESLLPAVRAFFYSSLNIEEVV, from the coding sequence ATGAGCGCAATGGTCTATGCCAATTGCTGGGAGGACGCCGACGTTCTTTTGAAGGCGGCGGTGCCCGCAAAAAACGGCGTTTATCTTTCAATCGTTTCCGCCGGAGACAATACCCTGAGTCTTTTGGCGAAGTCGCCGTCTCTGGTGCTCGCCGTCGATAAAAACCCCGCTCAACTCGCCAGCCTGGAACTGCGCAGCGCCGCATTTCGATGTCTGCCGTATGATGAAATACTCCGGTTCTTAGGCATAAAACCCGCCTCAAGCAGGGTGAAAGACTATATGAAAATACGTAGACTTCTGTCTGACCGTTCACGACGCTTCTGGGATGAACATCTCCATTTCATCCAACAGGGAGTCATTCATATCGGTAGAACCGAACAGAATTTTAGACTTTTTCGGAAGTACATTCTGCCTCTTCTGCTGAAAAAAGATGAATGTGTTTATCTTTTGAAGGAAAAGAGCATGGCACGTCAGCGTGAATTCTGCATAAGAAAGATCAGAAGATGGCAGTGGCGTTCGACTTTTAAAATATTATTCAGTAACGTATGTATACGTTTTTTAAAACTCGGACGCAGATCCGACTTTTATAAAAATCTCGACAGAGACGTCAGCCGTTACGTTCTGGAACGAATTGAATACGGACTTACAGCCATACCGGTTTACAATAATCCGTATCTCACGTATATCTTCAACGGAAATTTCGGAGATACCCTACCTTTTTACTTACGTCGAGAAAACTTTGCGGTCATCCGTGCAAATCTTGATAGAATCAGATATTACACCGGAGAATTATCAGATGCTCTTAACACATATAAAAATTTTAGATTTGACACTTTCAACCTTTCGGATATATTTGAATATATGAACGGCGAACAGTTTAAACAAAACTTGAAACTTATTATCAGTCGTGCAAAGGAGAAGGGGCGTTTGATATACTGGAATACCCTTGTTAAAAGAATCGGTTCTGAGATTTTCAGGAACCGGTTGAAAAAGTTGAAAAAAGTCGAAGAAAGTTTGTTGCCTGCTGTTCGTGCCTTTTTTTACAGCAGCCTGAACATCGAAGAGGTCGTATAA